A genome region from Ignavibacteria bacterium includes the following:
- a CDS encoding transposase, whose amino-acid sequence MYYITTRKIYPSLGRQAVLERLKHRLQTELHIIKKRKAIVEHPFGTIKKVWGYSTFLLRGIEKVSSEVSLMTLSYNIRRAITIVGVIGLIKAL is encoded by the coding sequence GTGTACTACATCACCACGAGGAAGATATATCCATCGTTGGGAAGACAAGCGGTACTAGAAAGATTAAAACATCGATTGCAAACGGAGTTGCATATAATTAAGAAGAGAAAAGCAATCGTTGAGCATCCATTTGGAACAATAAAAAAAGTTTGGGGTTACTCTACGTTTTTATTAAGAGGAATTGAAAAAGTCTCTTCTGAAGTGTCGTTAATGACACTTAGCTATAACATAAGAAGGGCAATTACAATTGTAGGAGTTATTGGACTGATAAAGGCGCTTTAA
- a CDS encoding ion transporter, protein MKNELTPFRKFQGKLHQIIFGSDTFSGKMFDLMVMISILLSVFAVMLDSVKSIHLEYGNLLYIIEWFFTILFTIEYILRLISIRKPILYALSFFGIVDLLAVIPTYLSVIIAGSQYLLVIRILRVLRIFRVLKFVQYIGEAQVLARALLASRRKITLFLFTVLTVVVIIGSLMYVVEGEKNGFTNIPTSIYWSIVTLTTVGYGDISPQTSLGQALAAVIMIIGYSIIAVPTGIVTAEMSLAVKSKFNSNVCQSCSKEGHDTDAEFCKHCGTKLYE, encoded by the coding sequence ATGAAAAACGAACTCACTCCTTTTCGAAAATTTCAAGGTAAATTACACCAGATTATTTTTGGTTCTGATACATTTAGTGGTAAAATGTTTGATCTAATGGTAATGATCAGCATTTTATTAAGCGTATTTGCTGTAATGCTTGATAGTGTAAAATCTATACACCTTGAGTATGGAAATTTACTCTACATCATCGAATGGTTTTTTACAATTTTATTCACTATCGAGTATATTCTTAGATTAATTTCTATTAGAAAGCCAATTCTGTATGCTTTGAGTTTCTTTGGAATAGTTGATCTACTGGCAGTAATTCCCACTTATTTAAGTGTAATAATCGCCGGCAGTCAGTATCTTTTGGTAATAAGAATTTTACGTGTACTTCGCATATTTCGGGTATTAAAATTTGTTCAATACATCGGCGAAGCTCAAGTTCTAGCTCGCGCACTTTTAGCAAGCAGAAGAAAAATAACACTCTTTCTCTTTACAGTCCTAACAGTTGTAGTAATCATCGGATCATTGATGTACGTAGTCGAAGGGGAAAAAAATGGGTTCACTAATATTCCTACCAGCATTTATTGGTCGATTGTTACCCTAACGACTGTCGGCTATGGAGATATTTCTCCACAGACAAGCTTAGGGCAAGCTCTCGCTGCGGTAATTATGATCATTGGATATAGTATAATTGCAGTTCCAACCGGAATTGTAACTGCTGAGATGTCTCTCGCCGTGAAGTCCAAATTTAATTCCAACGTTTGTCAATCTTGTAGTAAAGAGGGACACGACACAGATGCAGAATTTTGTAAGCACTGCGGGACAAAATTGTACGAGTGA
- the acs gene encoding acetate--CoA ligase: MNKKNLSGDVYYPSSEVVNYTHIKDWDELSKFASENYLEFWQKEAEELAWFSKWDKVLDDSNKPFYKWFTNGKVNIVHNCLDRHCENSRRNKLALMWEGEKGDFRSFSYFALKRETCKFANVLKSLGVKKGDRVTIYMGRIPELVIAMLACARIGAIHSVVYGGFTVEALHERLEDSQSKVLIVCDGAYQRGKIVPLKAIADEALQRAATVESVLVVRRTGEPVKMESGRDMWYHELMALPIANSFCANEVMDAEDPLFMLYTSGTTGKPKAILHTHGGYMVGTYTTLKYVFDIHEEDRYWCAADPGWITGHSYIVYGPLLNGTTSFMYEGAPTFPYPNRWWQMIEKYGVNILYTAPTAIRGLMRFGEAWPNRHDLSTLRLLGSVGEPINPEAWKWYYRVIGKEKCPIMDTWWQTETGMFMITPMPSVGLKPGSGTRPFPGIQMDILDEEGKSVKANEEGNLVIKTPWPAMLRTIYNDPDRFVKQYWSKYPGIYLTGDSARKDEDGYYWVIGRVDDVIKVSGYRLGTAEIESALVSHSAVAEAAAIGLPHEIKGNAIYAYVILKAGTAKHDNLVEELRQHVSHELGPIAKPEHIDIVDSLPKTRSGKIMRRVLKARALGEDPKDLSTLEE; encoded by the coding sequence ATGAACAAAAAGAATTTATCGGGGGATGTTTATTATCCATCGTCGGAAGTTGTAAACTACACGCATATCAAAGATTGGGACGAATTAAGCAAATTCGCTTCTGAAAATTATTTAGAGTTTTGGCAAAAAGAAGCCGAAGAACTCGCTTGGTTCAGTAAGTGGGATAAAGTTCTCGACGATTCAAACAAGCCGTTTTACAAATGGTTTACAAATGGGAAGGTGAATATCGTTCACAACTGTCTTGACCGGCATTGTGAAAATTCTCGTAGAAATAAATTGGCATTAATGTGGGAAGGAGAAAAGGGAGATTTTCGTTCGTTCTCGTATTTCGCTCTGAAACGTGAGACGTGTAAGTTTGCTAATGTTCTTAAAAGTCTTGGTGTAAAAAAAGGAGACCGTGTCACAATTTACATGGGAAGAATTCCTGAATTAGTAATTGCAATGCTTGCATGTGCGAGAATTGGTGCAATTCATTCTGTAGTTTACGGCGGTTTCACTGTAGAAGCACTCCATGAAAGACTTGAAGATAGCCAGTCAAAGGTTTTGATAGTTTGCGATGGTGCATATCAGCGTGGAAAAATTGTTCCGCTCAAAGCAATTGCCGATGAAGCTTTGCAGCGAGCAGCTACTGTCGAAAGTGTTCTTGTTGTGAGGAGAACTGGCGAGCCAGTCAAAATGGAATCGGGCAGAGATATGTGGTACCATGAATTAATGGCTTTGCCAATTGCTAACTCATTTTGTGCAAATGAGGTGATGGATGCCGAGGACCCACTTTTCATGCTTTATACTTCTGGAACAACTGGAAAGCCAAAAGCCATATTGCACACACATGGCGGATATATGGTTGGAACATACACTACATTAAAATATGTTTTCGATATTCATGAAGAAGATCGTTATTGGTGTGCTGCAGATCCTGGATGGATCACTGGACACAGCTACATTGTTTACGGACCATTACTAAATGGAACAACTTCTTTCATGTACGAAGGGGCGCCAACTTTTCCATATCCAAACCGCTGGTGGCAGATGATAGAAAAGTACGGAGTTAATATTCTTTACACCGCACCAACAGCAATTCGCGGTTTGATGCGATTCGGTGAAGCTTGGCCGAATCGTCACGATCTTTCCACACTTCGGCTTCTCGGTTCAGTTGGCGAACCGATAAATCCTGAAGCATGGAAATGGTATTATAGAGTCATCGGAAAGGAAAAATGTCCGATCATGGACACATGGTGGCAAACCGAGACAGGAATGTTTATGATTACTCCAATGCCTTCTGTTGGATTAAAACCCGGTTCCGGTACAAGGCCATTTCCTGGAATCCAAATGGATATTTTAGACGAAGAGGGAAAGTCGGTAAAAGCGAACGAAGAAGGAAATTTGGTAATTAAAACTCCTTGGCCTGCAATGTTAAGAACAATTTATAATGATCCTGACAGATTTGTAAAACAATATTGGAGTAAGTATCCTGGGATTTATTTAACTGGTGATTCTGCAAGAAAAGATGAGGATGGATATTATTGGGTTATTGGAAGGGTTGATGATGTGATTAAAGTTTCTGGATACAGGTTAGGAACTGCTGAAATCGAAAGCGCATTGGTGAGTCATTCGGCAGTTGCAGAAGCCGCTGCAATTGGATTGCCGCATGAAATAAAAGGTAACGCAATTTATGCATATGTGATTCTTAAAGCTGGGACTGCTAAACATGATAATCTTGTTGAAGAACTTCGTCAGCATGTTTCGCATGAGTTAGGGCCGATCGCAAAACCTGAACATATAGATATTGTAGATTCACTTCCGAAAACTCGAAGCGGGAAAATAATGAGACGAGTACTTAAAGCACGCGCACTTGGCGAAGACCCAAAAGATTTAAGTACTTTGGAAGAATAA
- a CDS encoding FAD-binding oxidoreductase produces the protein MIVKTEKDFIQNYLTDASNYKSENCDAVYFPISSDEVSEILKNCNKEKTPVTLSGAGTGLVGGRVPNSGIVISLEKLASIIKIYAVSKTCLTQSGVLLSQIQSECRGQNLLYPPDPTEKNCSIGGTIATNASGARTYKYGPSRNWIRYLKVILPNGETLELERGKNLAIGYDLRFQTNEGTKFEIELPKIKLPQVKNATGYFIQENMDAIDLFIGMEGTLGVITEAVLNLIEHPTDLISGIIFFETFNDAYNFVSKVKAFSHAQNSLIQARAIEFFDERALNFLSRFYPKTPLDKFGIWIEQEIYEQDKDKLLTLWYEFIEEHNALLDSTYFAMNEKDIEEIRDFRHAISARVNEFLVQNDIQKVGTDLAVPDGDFNKLYFFCTDLCKEQNIDYVGYGHVGNDHLHLNMLPKNQFEFMTAKKLYFEFCKKAVELGGTVSAEHGIGKIKKEYFNLMFNPEEISQMYEIKKTLDSNLILGRGNLF, from the coding sequence ATGATAGTAAAAACAGAAAAAGACTTCATTCAAAATTATTTAACTGATGCATCAAATTACAAAAGTGAAAATTGTGATGCAGTTTATTTTCCAATATCATCGGATGAAGTCAGTGAAATATTGAAAAATTGTAATAAGGAAAAAACTCCAGTCACTCTATCTGGTGCAGGTACGGGTTTAGTAGGCGGAAGAGTTCCGAATTCGGGAATTGTAATTTCTTTGGAAAAGCTTGCGTCAATTATAAAAATTTATGCAGTTTCTAAAACATGTTTAACTCAAAGTGGTGTGTTATTAAGCCAAATACAATCTGAATGCAGAGGACAAAATTTGCTATATCCCCCCGATCCGACAGAAAAAAATTGTTCTATCGGCGGGACAATTGCAACGAATGCTTCTGGTGCGAGAACTTATAAATATGGACCTTCAAGGAATTGGATTCGATATCTGAAAGTTATTCTGCCAAATGGCGAGACTCTTGAACTTGAACGAGGAAAAAATCTTGCAATCGGTTACGATTTGCGATTTCAAACAAATGAAGGAACAAAATTTGAGATTGAACTTCCGAAAATCAAGTTACCGCAAGTCAAAAATGCTACTGGGTATTTTATTCAAGAAAATATGGATGCAATCGATTTGTTCATCGGAATGGAAGGGACTCTTGGAGTCATAACCGAAGCTGTGTTAAATTTAATTGAGCACCCCACCGACCTAATTTCCGGAATCATTTTTTTTGAAACTTTTAACGATGCATACAATTTCGTCTCGAAAGTTAAAGCGTTTTCTCATGCGCAAAATTCTCTCATCCAAGCTAGAGCGATTGAATTTTTTGATGAAAGAGCATTGAACTTCTTGAGTAGATTTTATCCTAAAACTCCGTTAGATAAATTTGGAATATGGATCGAACAGGAAATATATGAGCAAGACAAAGATAAATTATTGACTTTATGGTATGAGTTTATTGAAGAGCATAATGCATTACTCGATTCGACCTATTTCGCCATGAATGAAAAGGATATAGAAGAAATTCGTGATTTCAGGCATGCGATTTCGGCGCGAGTAAATGAGTTCTTAGTTCAAAATGATATACAGAAAGTTGGGACAGATCTTGCTGTGCCCGATGGAGATTTTAACAAGCTCTATTTTTTCTGTACTGATCTTTGCAAGGAACAAAATATCGATTATGTCGGTTACGGACATGTTGGGAATGATCATTTACATTTGAATATGCTTCCGAAAAATCAATTTGAATTCATGACTGCCAAAAAACTTTATTTTGAATTTTGTAAGAAGGCAGTCGAGCTGGGAGGAACAGTATCGGCCGAACATGGAATTGGTAAAATAAAAAAAGAATATTTCAATCTGATGTTCAATCCAGAAGAAATTTCGCAAATGTATGAAATTAAAAAGACACTAGATTCAAATTTAATTTTAGGAAGAGGAAATTTATTTTGA
- a CDS encoding NYN domain-containing protein: protein MNRVIFLIDGFNLYHSIVEASKDLNGASTKWLNLNSLCNSFLHIVGGKAQLQKIYYFSALATHLIHYSPDKVEKHKFFFAL, encoded by the coding sequence ATGAATAGAGTAATATTCTTAATAGATGGATTTAATCTTTATCATTCAATAGTTGAAGCTAGTAAAGATTTAAATGGAGCTTCAACAAAATGGTTAAATCTCAATTCATTATGCAACTCGTTTTTGCATATTGTTGGGGGCAAAGCGCAACTTCAAAAAATATATTATTTCTCCGCATTAGCCACTCATTTAATCCATTATTCTCCGGACAAAGTTGAAAAACATAAATTCTTCTTCGCGCTTTAA
- a CDS encoding NYN domain-containing protein, protein MLLRALRSTGVEEILARFKPKEIFCTHCKKIIKRHEEKESDVAMSCKLLEVFYNDECDTVVLITGDTDIAPAVRTALKLFPSKNIIFGFPYKRKNKELATLTGKYFKISKEQIVRHQFPSVLTTSSGEKLVKPSNW, encoded by the coding sequence ATTCTTCTTCGCGCTTTAAGAAGTACTGGCGTTGAAGAAATTTTGGCCCGATTTAAACCCAAAGAGATCTTCTGCACTCATTGTAAAAAAATCATTAAGAGACATGAAGAAAAGGAATCCGACGTTGCGATGTCATGCAAGCTATTGGAAGTGTTTTATAATGATGAGTGCGATACTGTTGTATTAATCACTGGTGATACTGATATCGCCCCCGCTGTGAGAACTGCACTAAAATTGTTTCCCTCTAAAAACATTATTTTTGGTTTTCCATATAAAAGGAAGAATAAGGAATTAGCAACCTTAACTGGGAAGTATTTCAAGATTAGTAAAGAACAAATTGTTCGGCACCAATTCCCATCTGTATTAACAACCTCTTCAGGTGAAAAGTTAGTTAAACCAAGTAATTGGTAA
- a CDS encoding nitroreductase family protein, translating into MKREKFIKYSTKVISSEEQLIKSAEFYDFYSKRRSIREFSDKHFERKIIENIIAAAGTAPSGANKQPWRFVVIDDPKIKYEIRTAAEEEEKRNYESRFPAEWKEDLEPFGTDWHKNFIEIAPYIIVVFKIDYELIAGKIKKNYYVNESVGIAVGFLLAAIHNAGLCALTHTPSPMSFLRTILNRPKNETPFLLIPIGLPAENATVPNISRKHLSEIINFNREET; encoded by the coding sequence ATGAAAAGAGAAAAATTCATAAAATATTCTACCAAAGTGATCTCGTCGGAGGAACAATTAATTAAATCGGCTGAGTTTTATGATTTTTACAGTAAGCGCCGGAGTATTCGTGAGTTTTCTGATAAACATTTTGAGAGAAAAATAATCGAGAATATAATCGCGGCCGCTGGAACGGCTCCTTCGGGAGCGAATAAACAGCCGTGGAGATTTGTTGTCATTGACGATCCAAAAATCAAATATGAAATACGAACAGCTGCAGAAGAAGAGGAAAAAAGAAATTACGAATCACGCTTTCCGGCAGAATGGAAAGAAGATCTAGAACCTTTTGGAACTGACTGGCACAAAAATTTTATTGAGATTGCCCCTTATATAATAGTAGTATTCAAAATTGATTATGAACTGATTGCAGGTAAGATCAAAAAAAACTATTACGTGAATGAATCAGTTGGGATTGCCGTAGGATTTTTGTTAGCCGCAATTCATAATGCAGGACTTTGCGCCCTAACTCACACGCCAAGTCCAATGAGTTTTTTGCGTACTATTTTGAACCGTCCAAAAAATGAAACTCCTTTCTTGCTGATCCCGATCGGATTGCCAGCTGAAAATGCAACGGTCCCGAATATTTCCCGCAAGCATCTCTCCGAAATAATAAATTTTAATAGAGAAGAGACATGA